From a region of the Alosa sapidissima isolate fAloSap1 chromosome 9, fAloSap1.pri, whole genome shotgun sequence genome:
- the LOC121718885 gene encoding zinc finger protein 2 homolog produces MDLGVPFSSGCAETQQVDLIVLVKEEDIKEEEYGHMISCPDEEEKPFAELHCESQTDCKTETDVTESPRCTYSEMTTVKTEVKKEEEEEEEQHEHLLESVSEHPHVTQQKIQGQNDELNLQLKGRLHHCTVCRKSFMTQRELDKHQQTHSVRVNEKEKSHCEKAFTTSSLVNQHMLTHTVEKPHQCTQCGKAFSHSSSLRNHMLMIHTVEKPHQCAQCGKAFSHSSSLSRHMHEHKGKKPNMKHSGENPHKCAQCGKAFTTSTTLKFHMRIHTGEKPHKCVQCGKAFTSSTTLKCHMRTHTGEKPHKCVQCGKAFSQSSTLRRHMFIHSGERHHKCAQCGKAFTTSKILKLHMRIHTGEKPYNCAQCGKAFITSTTLKCHMRTHPGENPHKCAQCGKAFTTSSILKLHMRIHTGEKPYKCAQCGKAFTTSTSINCHMRTHTGEKPHKCVQCGKAFSQSSTLKRHMLIHSGEKPYKCVQCEKVFQTMSNLTCHILTHTGEKPHICSQCGKAFTQISTLRIHMLIHSGEKPHKCVQCEKAFQTMSNLTCHMLTHTGEKPHTCTLCGKAFSRGTTLKSHMLIHTGEKSHKCV; encoded by the exons ATGGATCTCGGAGTTCCATTTAGTTCTGGCTGTGCTGAAACGCAGCAGGTTGACCTGATTGTGCTGGTGAAAGAAGAAGATATAAAAGAGGAGGAATATGGTCATATGATTTCATGTCCAGATGAAGAAGAAAAGCCCTTTGCAGAGCTTCACTGTGAATCTCAAACagactgtaaaactgaaacagacGTCACAGAGTCACCAAGGTGTACGTACAGTGAAATGACAACAGTGAAGACTGAAgtgaagaaagaggaggaggaagaggaggaacaaCACGAACATCTGCTGGAAA GTGTATCAGAACATCCACATGTAACGCAACAGAAGATCCAGGGACAGAATGATGAACTCAACCTGCAGCTCAAAGGAAGGCTGCACCACTGCACGGTCTGCAGGAAGAGTTTCATGACTCAGAGAGAACTTGACaaacaccagcaaacacactctGTTAGGGTGAATGAAAAGGAGAAGTCTCATTGTGAAAAAGCATTTACAACATCCTCACTAGTTAACCagcacatgcttacacacactgtagagaagcctcatcaatgtacccagtgtggaaaagctttttcacataGTTCAAGTCTTAGAAACCACATGCTGATGATACACACTGTAGAGAAGCCTCatcaatgtgcccagtgtggaaaagctttttcacataGTTCAAGTCTTTCACGCCACATGCATGAACACAAAGGAAAGAAGCCAAATATGAAACACTCTGGAGAGAATcctcataaatgtgcccagtgtggaaaagcttttacaaCATCCACAACTCTTAAATTTCACATGCgtatacacactggagagaagccacataaatgtgtccagtgtggaaaagcatttacATCATCCACAACTCTTAAATGTCACATGCGTACACATaccggagagaagcctcataaatgtgtccagtgtggaaaagctttttcacaaagTTCAACTCTTAGAAGACACATGTTTATACACAGTGGGGAGAGGCATCATAAATgcgcccagtgtggaaaagcttttacaaCATCCAAAATTCTTAAATTGCACATGCGTATACATACCGGAGAGAAGCCATATAactgtgcccagtgtggaaaagcttttataACATCCACAACTCTTAAATGTCACATGCGTACACATCCTGGTGAGAATcctcataaatgtgcccagtgtggaaaagcttttacaaCATCCTCAATTCTTAAATTGCACATGCGTATACATACCGGAGAGAAGCCATATaagtgtgcccagtgtggaaaagcttttacaaCATCCACAAGTATTAATTGTCACATGCGTacacatactggagagaagcctcataaatgtgtccagtgtggaaaagctttttcacaaagTTCAACTCTTAAAAGACACATGTTAATACACAGTGGAGAGAAGCCttataaatgtgtccagtgtgaaaAGGTTTTTCAAACAATGTCAAACTTAACATGTCACATACTTacgcacactggagagaagcctcatatatgttcccagtgtggaaaagcttttacacAAATTTCAACTCTTAGAATACACATGCTTATACACagtggagagaagcctcataaatgtgtccagtgtgaaaAGGCTTTTCAAACAATGTCAAACTTAACATGTCACATGCTTACgcatactggagagaagcctcatacatGTACcctgtgtggaaaagctttttcaagAGGTACAACTCTTAAAAGccacatgctaatacacactggagagaagtcTCATAAATGTGTCTAG